In one window of Littorina saxatilis isolate snail1 unplaced genomic scaffold, US_GU_Lsax_2.0 scaffold_282, whole genome shotgun sequence DNA:
- the LOC138957447 gene encoding uncharacterized protein, with amino-acid sequence MGDFNAHHRMWNADAESSPDTQLAEDISISDLVLLNDGTATRQAQRQRNRSSAIDLTLVSPELALTIDWQVYPNTLGSDHYLIHATIHEADPDPAEVDRTPKYICAKADWEKFKKTDAYM; translated from the coding sequence ATGGGGGATTTCAACGCGCACCACCGGATGTGGAACGCTGACGCAGAAAGTAGCCCCGACACTCAGCTGGCTGAAGACATCAGCATCTCAGATTTGGTGCTACTTAATGATGGCACGGCCACCAGACAAGCCCAGCGACAAAGAAACAGATCATCTGCCATTGATCTTACCCTCGTTAGCCCCGAACTTGCCCTTACCATCGACTGGCAGGTCTACCCCAACACACTCGGATCTGACCACTATCTGATACACGCGACCATCCATGAAGCTGACCCTGATCCTGCTGAAGTTGATCGTACGCCAAAGTACATCTGTGCCAAAGCAGATTGGGAGAAGTTCAAGAAGACTGAcgcatatatgtga